One Helicobacter pylori NCTC 11637 = CCUG 17874 = ATCC 43504 = JCM 12093 genomic window, TAGTGTGAATTTCTTTCAATCTTACCAAATAAGCCATGAGTGATTTCAAAGTCCCCCCCAAAGCTAAAGGGTTTAAACGCCTTTTTAAAGCCCTTTTTTATTCTAAAGACGGGCTTAAATGCGCATGGGCTGAAGAGAGCGCGTTCAGGCAAATCATCGTCTTGGCTCTTTTTTGTATCGTTCTAGCGAGCTATTTAGCCAAAGATTTTTTAGAATGGGGTCTATTGATCTTGCCTTGTTTTTTATCGGTGGTGATTGAACTAATCAATAGCTCTATTGAAAAGGCTGTGGATTTTACCAGCACAGAGTTCCACCCTTTAGCCAAAAAGGCTAAAGACATGGCCAGTTCAGCCCAACTGATAGGGCTTATTTTTTGGGCTTTTATTTGGGGGCGTTATCTTTTAACGCTTTATTTGAAGTAATTAAATTTTAGGGAGACACATGCAAGATAATTCAGTCAATGAAACAAAAAATATTGTAGAAGTGGGGATTGATTCTTCTATTGAAGAGAGCTATTTAGCTTATTCAATGAGCGTGATCATAGGGCGCGCCTTACCGGACGCTAGAGATGGCTTAAAGCCTGTGCATAGGCGTATTTTGTATGCGATGCATGAATTAGGCCTTACTTCCAAAGTCGCTTATAAAAAAAGCGCTAGGATCGTGGGTGATGTGATCGGTAAATACCACCCCCATGGCGATAATGCGGTTTATGATGCGCTAGTGAGAATGGCGCAAGATTTTTCTATGCGTTTGGAATTAGTGGATGGGCAGGGCAACTTTGGCTCTATTGATGGCGATAACGCTGCAGCGATGCGTTACACTGAAGCCAGAATGACTAAGGCGAGTGAAGAAATTTTAAGGGATATTGATAAAGACACCATTGATTTTGTGCCTAATTATGATGACACCTTAAAAGAGCCAGATATTTTACCAAGCCGTCTGCCTAACCTTTTAGTCAATGGGGCTAATGGGATCGCTGTGGGGATGGCGACTTCTATCCCCCCTCATAGGATTGATGAAATCATAGACGCTTTAGTGCATGTCTTAGAAAACCCTAACGCTGAATTAGATGAAATTTTGGAATTTGTCAAAGGGCCTGATTTTCCCACCGGTGGGATCATTTATGGCAAGGCGGGCATTATTGAAGCCTATAAAACGGGGCGAGGGCGCGTGAAAGTGCGGGCCAAAGTGCATGTGGAAAAGACAAAAAATAAAGAAATCATCGTTTTAGATGAAATGCCTTTCCAAACCAATAAAGCCAAATTAGTGGAACAAATCAGCGATTTAGCGCGAGAAAAACAAATTGAAGGCATTAGCGAAGTGCGCGATGAGAGCGATAGAGAGGGCATTAGAGTGGTGATTGAATTAAAAAGAGACGCAATGAGTGAAATTGTCTTAAACCATCTCTACAAACTCACCACCATGGAGACCACTTTTAGCATCATTCTACTCGCTATTTACAATAAAGAGCCTAAGATTTTCACGCTTTTAGAGTTGTTGCGCCTTTTCTTAAACCACAGAAAAACCATTATTATAAGACGCACGATTTTTGAATTGGAAAAGGCTAAGGCTAGAGCGCATATTTTAGAGGGCTATTTGATCGCACTAGACAATATTGATGGAATCGTGCGACTCATTAAAACAAGCCCAAGCCCAGAAGCGGCTAAAAACGCCTTAATGGAGCGTTTCACTTTGAGCGAAATCCAAAGCAAAGCCATTTTAGAAATGCGTTTGCAACGCTTAACAGGCCTTGAAAGAGACAAAATCAAAGAAGAATACCAAAACTTATTAGAGCTTATTGATGATCTCAATGGCATTTTAAAGAGTGAAGATCGCTTGAATGGAGTCGTCAAAACAGAGCTTTTAGAAGTCAAAGAGCAATTTTCTTCTCCAAGGCGCACTGAAATTCAAGAATCTTATGAAAATATTGACATAGAAGATTTGATCGCTAATGAGCCTATGGTGGTGAGCATGAGCTATAAAGGCTATGTGAAAAGAGTGGGTTTAAAAGCTTATGAAAAGCAAAATCGTGGCGGTAAGGGCAAGCTTTCAGGCAGCACTTATGAAGACGATTTCATTGAAAACTTTTTTGTGGCTAACACGCATGATATTTTGCTCTTTATCACCA contains:
- a CDS encoding diacylglycerol kinase; this translates as MSDFKVPPKAKGFKRLFKALFYSKDGLKCAWAEESAFRQIIVLALFCIVLASYLAKDFLEWGLLILPCFLSVVIELINSSIEKAVDFTSTEFHPLAKKAKDMASSAQLIGLIFWAFIWGRYLLTLYLK
- the gyrA gene encoding DNA topoisomerase (ATP-hydrolyzing) subunit A, with the translated sequence MQDNSVNETKNIVEVGIDSSIEESYLAYSMSVIIGRALPDARDGLKPVHRRILYAMHELGLTSKVAYKKSARIVGDVIGKYHPHGDNAVYDALVRMAQDFSMRLELVDGQGNFGSIDGDNAAAMRYTEARMTKASEEILRDIDKDTIDFVPNYDDTLKEPDILPSRLPNLLVNGANGIAVGMATSIPPHRIDEIIDALVHVLENPNAELDEILEFVKGPDFPTGGIIYGKAGIIEAYKTGRGRVKVRAKVHVEKTKNKEIIVLDEMPFQTNKAKLVEQISDLAREKQIEGISEVRDESDREGIRVVIELKRDAMSEIVLNHLYKLTTMETTFSIILLAIYNKEPKIFTLLELLRLFLNHRKTIIIRRTIFELEKAKARAHILEGYLIALDNIDGIVRLIKTSPSPEAAKNALMERFTLSEIQSKAILEMRLQRLTGLERDKIKEEYQNLLELIDDLNGILKSEDRLNGVVKTELLEVKEQFSSPRRTEIQESYENIDIEDLIANEPMVVSMSYKGYVKRVGLKAYEKQNRGGKGKLSGSTYEDDFIENFFVANTHDILLFITNKGQLYHLKVYKIPEASRIAMGKAIVNLISLAPDEKIMATLSTKDFSDERSLAFFTKNGVVKRTNLSEFGSNRSYSGIRAIVLDEGDELVSAKVVDKNAKHLLIASHLGIFIKFPLEDVREIGRNARGVIGIKLNENDFVVGAVVISDDSNKLLSVSENGLGKQTLAEAYREQSRGGKGVIGMKITQKTGNLVGVISVDDENLDLMILTASAKMIRVSIKDIRETRRNASGVKLINTADKVVYVNSCPKEEEPENLETSSAQNLFE